The sequence CCCGCCGTCGCACTGACCGTCCTGGCCGTGGCCCTCGCCGGCACCGTCGCCGGTGCCCCGCCGGTATCCCGCCGCACCCCCGTGGTCGACGCCGTGGAGCGGGTCTCCCCGGCGGTGGTGAACATCTCCACCGAGGTGATCGTCCGCAACCCCTATGCCCGCACGCCGGACATCTTCGACTGGTTCTTCGGCGGCGGCCCGCGGCGCGGCCGCCAGTATTACGTGGAGAATTCCCTCGGCTCGGGGGTGATCGTCGACTCGCGCGGCTACGTCCTGACCAACAACCACGTGATCGCCGCCGCCAGCCGCATCACGGTGACCTTCGTCGACGGTAAGCAGGTGGAGGCCGACCTGGTCGGATCGGACCAGGCCACGGACCTGGCCGTCCTCAAACTCCAGGGCGAGGGTCCCTGGCCCTCGGTGGCCATGGGCAGTTCCGCGGACCTGATGGTGGGTGAGACCGCCATCGCCATCGGCAATCCCTTCGGACTGCAGAGTACCGTCACCACCGGCGTGATCTCGGCCACCGGCCGCATGCTCCCCGGGCCCGACGAGGGGGCCATCCCCTTCGCCGATTTCATCCAGACCGACGCCGCCATCAACCCCGGCAATTCCGGCGGCGCGCTGCTGAACATCCGCGGCGAGCTGATCGGCATCAACACCCAGATCGTCGCCAAGGGCCAGAACCTGGGCTTTGCG is a genomic window of Acidobacteriota bacterium containing:
- a CDS encoding trypsin-like peptidase domain-containing protein gives rise to the protein MTSRSLPAVALTVLAVALAGTVAGAPPVSRRTPVVDAVERVSPAVVNISTEVIVRNPYARTPDIFDWFFGGGPRRGRQYYVENSLGSGVIVDSRGYVLTNNHVIAAASRITVTFVDGKQVEADLVGSDQATDLAVLKLQGEGPWPSVAMGSSADLMVGETAIAIGNPFGLQSTVTTGVISATGRMLPGPDEGAIPFADFIQTDAAINPGNSGGALLNIRGELIGINTQIVAKGQNLGFAIPIDRARKVLRELRDYGYLRPAWTGLVVEDLDRQLAEYYGMESREGVLVVKIYRDSPATEAHFRLGDVIIAVGSRKVTNIADWDTAIAQVEYGRRVNVRLVRKGEEVVHPLRVVAFPAERAEDFAWSVLGFTVTDRRGLVVIDKVRAHSKAAEIGLVSGLAVRSLAGHKVRSAKEFYEFVPQILYRRSADLVIAARRGLYRIPLPIR